In Ovis canadensis isolate MfBH-ARS-UI-01 breed Bighorn chromosome 15, ARS-UI_OviCan_v2, whole genome shotgun sequence, the genomic stretch gttcactcagactcacgtccatcgagtcggtgatgccatccagccatctcatcctctgttgtctccttctcctcctgcccccaattcctcccagcatcagaatcttttccaataagtcaactcttcacatgaggtggccagagtactggagtttcagctttagcatcattccttccaaagaaatcccagggctgatctccttcagaatggactggttggatctccttgcagtccaagggactctcaagagtcttctccagcaccacagttcaaaagcatcaattctttggcgctcagccttcttcacagtccaactctcacatccatacatgaccacaggaaaaaccatagccttgactagacagaccttagtcggcaaaataatgtctctgcttttgaatatactatctaggttggtcataacttttcttccaaggagtaagtgttttttaatttcatggctgcaatcaccatctgcagtgaatttggagcccaaaaaaataaattctgccactgtttgcactgtttccccatctatttcccatgaagtgatgggaccggatgccatgatcttcgttttctgaatgttgagttttaagccaattttttcactctccactttcactttcatcaagaggctttttagttcctcttcactttctgccataagggtggtgtcatctgcatatatgaggttattgatatttctcccggcaatcttgattccagcttgcgtttcttccagtccagcgtttctcatgatgtattctacatataagttatataagcaaggcaacaatatacagccttgacgtactccttttcctatttggaaccagtctgttgttccatatccagttctaactgttgcttcctgacctgcatgtaggtttctcaagaggctggttaggtggtctggtattctcacttcttgaagaattttccacagtttattgtgatccacacagtcaaaggctttggcatagtcaataaagcagaaatagatgtttttctggaactctcttgctttttccaggatccagcagatgttggcaatttgatccctggttcctctgccttttctaaaaccagcttgaacatcagggagttcatggttcacgtattgctgaagcctggctcggagaattttgagcatgaattTACTattatgtgagatgagtgcaattgtgcggtagtttgagcattctttggcattgcctttctttgggattgaaatgaaaactgaccttttccagtcctgtggccactgctgagttttccaaacttgctggcatattgagtgcagcactttcacagcatcatcttttaggatttgaaacagctcaactggaattctatcacctccactagctttgtttgtagtgatgctttctaaggcccacttgacttcacattccaggatgtctggctctagatgagtgatcacatcatcatgattatctgggtcattaagatcttttttgtacagttcttccatgtattcttgccacctcttcttaatatcttcttcttctgttaggtccataccatttctgtcctttatcgagccgatctttgcatgaaatattcccttggtatctctaattttcttgaagagatctctagtctttcccattctgttgttttcctctatttctttgcattgatcactgaagaaggctttcttatctcttcttgctattctttggaactctgcattcagatgcttatatctttccttttctcctttgcttttcacctctcttcttttcacagctatttgtaagtcctccccagacagccattttacttttttgcatttcttttccatggggatggtcttgatccctgtctcctgtacaatgtcacgaacctccatccataattcatcaggcactctatctatcagatctaggtccttaaatctatttctcacttccactgtataatcataagggatttgatttaggtcatacctgaatggtctagcggttttccctactttcttcagtttaagtctgaatttggcaataaggagttcatgatctgagccacagtcagctcctggtcttgtttttgttgactgtatagagcttctccatctttggctgcaaagaatataatcaatctgatttcagtgttgaccatctggtgacgtccatgtgtagagtcttctcttgtgttgttggaagagggtgtttgctatgaccagtgcattttcttggcaaaactctattagtctttgccctgcttcattctgcattccaaggccaaatttgcctgttactccaggtgtttcttggcttcctgtttttgcattccagtccccaataatgaaaaggacatcttttttgggtgttagttctaaaagatcttataggtcttcttaaaaccattcaacttcagtttcttcagtgttattggttggggcatagacttggataactgtgatattgaatggtttgccttggagacgaatagagatcattctgtcattttgagatcgcatccaagtactgcatttcagactcttttgttgaccatgatggctacttcgtttcttctgagggattcctgccctcagtagtagatgtactggtcatctgagttaaattccagtccattttagttcgctgattcctagaatgttgacattcacccttgccatctcttgtttgaccacttccaatttgccttgattcatggacctgacattccaggttcctatgcaatattgctctttacagcatcggatcttgcttctatcaccagtcacatccacaattggatattgtttttgctttggctccatcccttcattctttctggagttatttctccactgatctccagtagcatgttgggcacctaatgacctggggagttcctcttttggtatcctatcattttgccttttcatactgttcatataGCACTTATCTCTCAGGATAGCCACAAGGGTATATGAGATGGTATAACTGAAGCATGCAATGAGGTTTAAAAGTTATCAGAATTATCTAGTGTATAAGCAAAGGCTAGCTAAAGCATGTTGAAAAGATGTAGCTTGATTGTAAATTCGATATAGAAAAAGTGGTAGGAGGTGGAGGTCAGGTCTGGAAGAGGCAGTGGCAAAAATCCCAATACATGACAGAgtagaatgcaggagacatagtttAGTTAGaattgtggaatctagaaaatgtgggtgacaagagaggatgaggaaTCAAGTCATTCAAGCTACAGCCTGAAAACTGGGTAAAGGTCTAATAGAGTAACAGGAGGGGCTACAGAGGAGACCGAGGAAACACCACTCGCAAAGGCACAGCCGCATGAGGGATCACCATGTGTTTGGAGAAAGAGCTATTGTCTGATGTGGGTGTAGGGGGAAGAGAGGGACATGGTGGAAACAGAGCCAGGAGCAGTGTCTAGGGATCCGTTTGTGATGAGCATCAAATATCCTGTTGGGGTGCTTGAATTTCCTCCCACAGTAGTGTGTAGCTCTTCACTGTTTTTGACATAATCAGTGACTTAATATATCCTGTATTCAGAAATCCAACGTGGTatgacagtgattttttttattgtatcaTAAACATTTAGGATATTATGAGACTCTGGGTCATATTCAATCCTTTTTAGGAGGAAGTCCCCTTGTTTAGGTGTCACTGCAACTACTAGGGGTGTATGCATGTGTACAGCTTCCTGCTGAGCACCACTGGCACAGCTCTGGCAAAAATGCAGTGCTGACTTCCCCTGCCTCCTTGCATACGAGTAAGGTGTAGGCTCAGGTCCTCTCACTGCCCTGCTGTCTTTTCCCCAGTAGTGATCTGATGCTGACTATCTAAGCATCACCTTGTTGATGGTTAGACTATCTATCACCTTGTTGAGCCCGATTGTCCCCAGGGAAGTAGAGAGCTGGTTCACACTGCTTTGTAGTTGCAGCAGGGTAGAAGCTCATCTCGTCACTGGGCTCCCCTTTACAAGTAGGAGTGGATATAGATGAGAAGAGGACTATTAGCCCCACCTCACACTCCCTCCTTAAGTCTCATTGCTGCCAAATGACAGGGGAGGCTCATTTCTCTCCTGTGCCCCACTGACCATGCCCTGGCAAGGTAATCAGATAGTGGGTAGGATGAAGGTCAGTTTCCCTTCTTGGCCCCACTGACACTGAGGGTAGGGAGGCAGGTATGATTTTTCCATCAGTGTTTAAGTAGAGTGGGGAACGTATTACCAGAAGGTTTTCTGTTCTCTTGAGGCCACTCTTTTCCCTGTTCTCGGACTAAAAGGAATAGGATTTTCTTGGAGCTTTTTTCGTCTGTGTCTCTTGGCAGTTTGGGGAGGCAACACCCTCTCCAGGGTATACAGAAGCAATACGGAAacagggactgaaactgtgttGTTCCTCAAGTCTCAAAGTCCTAGAGTCTTCCTTCTTCTTTGTCCTTTTTACAGTCTCCCTACGCTCTAGCATCCAGGATTATTTTTAGCAATAAGAGGGAGGACCTAAGGGGAATAGAGCTTCATTTTCAACAGAACCTGAAGTCTATGCCTTCAAACATTTATCAATGTTTATCCACTTTCTGGGACTTTCCTAGCAgtccgtgcttccaatgcaggaagcatgtgtttaatccctgggcaggggactaaggtcccacatgctgcatggtgcagccataTATACCTTCTTATTTTGTGCTAGAAATTTGGTCTAATACAAGTTAGCTTAACATATCCAGCTATAGAAGTTTGCACACTTACTTTGGACAGAGAGCTGGCTAGAATGAAATGTGTCAGTCAAATGAGAATCCTCTAGTggtgaaatattttcaaagagcCCCTCATTCTGCCCCTCCAGAGAGAGTATGTGCCTTAAGAGAAATCAGATTAATAAGAGAATATTCATGACTTTGAGCTTTTGCTTAATCTTTATATGCATCAGTAACATCCTCTGTAAAACAcacattggggaaaaaaagtttgttgtTCTGAGGATTAATTGGGTTAATGCTTCTAAATCACTGGGAACAGTAACTGGAAGGTAGTAAATAGTCTCATACTGTTAGTTCCTTTGCTAATACTTTTGCCACTGCTACTATTACTAACATTTGACTTCTACATTTTCTAACTCTCCTACCATGAGGAGACATAAGGGAGACATTATTCAGCAGAGGTTGGCTACAAAAATTTCACTAAACTAGCCTGGGATTCTAGTTGCCAAAATGAGTTAAACATTGTCAAGGCAGTGACATAATTGTGGTGAGCAAGGGATTGTGTAAAAACCTGTCAGAGTTTTAACAAGATCAGAGGCAAACATTCAGTCACTTGAATCAGGCTGACATTCAACAGATTAAAAGGCAACATAGTCAGTGGTTCATGCTAGAGCAAAACCTTTATTCAACCATccgttcatttttattttttcatttggaatGTGCATTTATGCTTGttatggacttcccttgtggctcagaggttaaagcgtctacctgtaatatgggagacctgggttcgatccctgggtcgggaagatcccttggagaaggaaatggcaacccactccagtattcctgcctggagaatcccatggacaaagaagcctggtgggctacagtccatggggttgcaaagagtcagacacgactgagcgagtgaagaAGATGTTCCAAGAATTGGGTGGAAATTAGATGCAtggggaaaggagaaaaacattGGAATGTCTATATACAACTTCcaatattttggagaaaatataTGCTTAATCTGTAACTGCAAGTGCACTGAGCATTCTGAAGAAAATATGCAGGTTTCTATGGGGAGATAATAGGTGTACTTATTTGGTCTGAAGTCTCAAGAAGATTtccaaaaagaatgagaaaaacacTTAGGTTGGTGCCTATGGTTTAAGTGGGTATTACCctgatgaggggaaaaaaatgcattcaGGTAGAGTTACTGCATGTGAGAGGGTCCTGAGGCAGAAAATAATATGGACTTGCTTAAGGATTTAAaagactaatttatttatttctagggTTTGAGTGTTTGAGAACCGAGAGAGgagtaataagaaagaaaaataaaatgggccacattcaagatttttttttttttgcctttagtaGGTAGATGATAGATAGGTAGACAGATagattaaaatgatttattttaaggagTTAGCTTACATTATTGTGGAAACTGTCAATTCCTAAATCAACAGGCAGTCCAACAGACTGGAAATTCTCATAAGAGTAGAAGGCATAGTCTTGAAATcaaagacagactgaaaacagAGTCCCTCTTTTCCAAGAGAGCTCAGTTTTTTCCCTCTTAAGGCGTTCAACTGATTAAACAAAGGACATCCACATAATGGAGGATAATCTACTTTACTCAAGTCTATTgatataaatattcagttcagttcagtcgctcagttgtgtccgactccttgcgaccccatgaattgcagcacgccaggcctccctgtccatcaccaactcccagagttcactcagactcacgtccattgagttggtgatgccatccagccatctcatcctctgtcgtccccttctccttctgcccccaatccctcccagcatcagagtcttttccaatgagtcaactcttctcatgaggtggccaaagtactgaagtttcagctttagcatcattccttccaaagaacacccaggactgatctcctttaaccatatataaaaatacctTCATGGCAACATCTGGATTGGTGTTTGACCAAACAACTGGTCACTCAAATTAACACGTAAAATTAGCAATCTCAGAAGTATTATTGTAAAATGTATAAATTGATTGCTGGAAATAGAGCTGCTGACAGtaaaagtaaagagaaatagaaaaatgtagGACTCAGAATATAAAGACTTGGTAGTTAAATGTAGATGTTTGAaggtgaaaaaaagaaatcaattcagGTTTCTGAATCAATCAATATGTTTATTGAATGATGGTGCTACTTATTGAGGTATGGAGCACTGGAGGGGAGCAAGTTGGAGGTATAAGGATATAATTAGTTTAGTTTCAGATAATTTGTGCTTGAGagtcaacaaacaaaaatatttctatctGAAGGTTtagaagacagggaaagagaaataaatatgatAGTCATCAGTATATACAGATAAATTTCACAGGGGAAATATAGTCTAGTTTGCTCAAGCTTTCTTAGTAGGATGTGCATCTGACTATGAACACTCCCTAGGAATTAAAGAGCTTGCCTACTTACTCCCTAGGAATTCAGAAACCCTGCTTATCTTATACAGAGAAGTCACCTGTTTTGACCTGAAAGAATTCACAGTTGGTTTGGACAGGGGTATCTCATCCTTTTCTTTAATGGGTCCTCTATGACTAGGCTGGCGCCAGAGATCAAGAACACAGACCAGAATTTATGGGTCCAAAAGTCCCACTGCTAGAAGATAAACTTTCTGCAAGAAGAAAGTCTCCAGCAGTTTTACTGTCTGGTTCTATTTGGTCATCTCCCCACAGAATGTATTTAGTCATTACTCTAATTATCATGCTTATTTCAGGGTAAGCTGCTGCTGAAGATGGACATAGTCTGAGAGGTTTGAAAGTACAAAACCCCTAACTTACAGCAAAGAATGTCTTTTGAAAAGGTATGAAtacaattttgaaagaatttttagCATATCAAGTGTTTTTTACATAGGAACAAATATGTTTGTTATGATAACTTCAATTTTGCTTTATTAAAGAGAACTTACTATTAGCCTCTGATTAATAATTTGGTTTCAGAAAATCCATCTTCTACCTTCACCAAGAAGCTCCACATTGGCTAATTACATATGGACCATTATATTTAGAGCACAACTActcagtttctttttattattatatttatggtattttattatattaattccTACAAAACAACAAACTtcactaagaaaatatttttctagcaAGCTTTCTCTTCAGAGCCCCCTTAATCTCATTGTTCCTGAGGCTGTAGATGAGGGGGTTCAACATGGGGATCACCACCATGTAGAACACAGACACCACCTTGTTCTGGTCAGTTGAGTAGCTGGACTTGGGCATCACGTAAATGAACGTGATGGTCCCATAGAACAGAGTGACTGCTGTGAGGTGGGACgtgcaggtggagaaggccttgTGGCGCCCCTCGGTGGAGTGCATCCTCAGGATGGTGATGAGGATGTAGACGTAGGATACAGCTATGACAACTGCTGTGACCACAATGATGGAGCCAGCCGTAAATGAGGGGACAACTGCAGGGATACTGACGTCAGAACAGGAGAGCTCAACCAAAGGAGCAAAATCGCAGAAAAAATGATTGACTTGATTTGGTccacagaaaagtaaaaaatagaaggaaatagtaaaggaGGAAGCATCGAAAAAACCACCTATGTAAGCCACTGTGAGTAACTGGACACAGACTTGTGTGGACATTTTGGTGGAATAAAGCAGTGGGCTGCAGATTGCTGTGAAGCGATCATATGCCATGGCAGCCAGAAGGATGCACTCAGTTGACCCGAAGAAAACAGCGGAACCAAGCTGGATGGCACAGCCAGGGTAGGAGATGGTATTTGTCTCCACCAGGAAGTTTACAAGCATATTGGGTGTAACAGAAGATGAATAGCCCACATCAGCAAGGGCCAAGTGGCTCAAGAAAAAATACATAGGATGATGGAGCTGAGATGAGATTCTGATAAGAATGATTGTGCTGAGATTCCCACATATGGTCACCAGGTAGATACAGAGGATGATCGTGAAGAGGATGATTTGAAGGACTGGGTCGTTTGTTAAGCCCAGTAAAATGAACCCTGTCATTGCAGTGTGGTTCCCATGCCCCAGGGAATCCATAAAATAAGGTGGCTGCTACCAAAGTGAACCTATGATGAAACACTGCATTAAAGAAATTGTAAATTCAATGGTTCTATTTTCATGAATACATATAGAAGCTATTATAAGCAAATTATTCAAGCTAAGTTTGGATTTTTTAACTTTAGATTCTACATTTTATACATGTTTGtcttctctatttaaaaaattgtttttagtaaaaacacttaaaaaaaacagCTTCAAATAATGTAGATTTTTCCCTCTATATTTAATACTGATAAAATGTTCTTGAGACTTTaaagctaaatatttaaaaaattaaggcatGAGAAGAGCAAAAAGGAATGATCAGTATAACAaagattaaaatgtataaatacatatcgGATTATGTTAAGGGAAatcaatagctaatatttatgaaatgcttAATGATGGGCATAATATTAAGAGTTTTATAtattgttctatttttagtttgcaTGAAATGATATtaagtacttttatttttagaagaagaaactgaCTTTGATAATGTTAAGAAACTTACCTAAGTTTATACAGCAAGTGGTAGAATCAAAATGTGGATCTCAGGTAGTTTGAAACCAGTACATTCCTTTAGAAACTACACTCTaaatgaaattaaacaatacTTGAGATGAAGTCATATCTCTTGGATAAGGATAGATAACAAATTACCTTTCCACTTTCTGACAGCTAATGTATAAACAAGGTGCCTATTTAGTCacaatatttacattttctatCAGTAAAACAAGACCATGTTTTGGAAAGGAGAAATACAATAGAAGAAATAGAGAGAAATTTCAAATTGAAGTTTGGATGAGGTCTgccttgtgctcagtcacttagacatgtccaactctttgcagccccatggactatagcccaccaggctcctttgcccgtgGAGTACTGTGaaacaaaataatgttattttcaaCATGATATACAGCTGAATACAATTGCAGCCTGAAAGGAAGTTTACCCAGCTTCATCTAGTGAGTGGCCAGGTTGAAAATCATCTCCAGATTTTCTGGATTCGTTTTGCTGACTTTGTCCAAAGTCTCTGGTTGCCTGTCAGTTAAAGTCTGCAGAGCAATAAACAAAGGAAATCTTTCCACAAGACATTTACAAACAGTAAATCTGCAAAGCATCTCAAAGCTACTCAATCTATTGGTTTAATGACTGAGTGCCAAGTGTAGATGGTGTCAAAAGACCATGTGGACTTCTGATCTTATGGGTGGAAAATGATGAATCCTAGTACCTTGAATTATGCCTGTTTATACGCACTAAATATACTATAGGAACTTTGGCTAATTCAGCTAATGTTACTTGCTAGCTGACTGCTGGATTACCTCTGCCCGAGCTTGTGAGTACAGATGCAACTTTAGGGTAAAATATTCTCAAACGGTAAATGAAACTCAGTACAACAGAGTACTTAATTCACAAAGCAAAGTCTTACCTCTTGaaataagaatttgttcatttatagaaataaattcaGAGTCATTGTTATATAGCAGCCATCCTATCTTTCATTATTGCTTGTCTTTAGGGATAAGTCTCTGAAGATTTTAGAGATTCAAATATGAATTCAAAAGCACCAGAGGTCATTATTACATTCTCAAGTGAGTATGAAACAATTTActtcaaataaaaacaagtaaTCTTTAAGGTTTCTGTCAATTCTGAActaatcatttctttttatcagatTTTTGTGTACTTTCAACTGGTAGTTACTGAAAGTACAAATAATGAATTATCTTAAAGCTAAATATTGATTATAAGTTTACTTTGTTATTTAAGGTCAAGTAatactaaactgtggaaaattttgaaagagatgggaataccagaccacctgacctgcatcttgagaaacctgtatgaaggtcaggaagcaatagttagaactggacatggaacaacagactggttccaaataggaaaaggagtacgtcaaagctgtatattgtcaccctgcttatttaagttctatgcagagtacatcatgaaaaacgctgggctggaagaagcacaagctggaatcaagactgccaggagaaatatcaacaac encodes the following:
- the LOC138420482 gene encoding olfactory receptor 5P6, whose product is MTGFILLGLTNDPVLQIILFTIILCIYLVTICGNLSTIILIRISSQLHHPMYFFLSHLALADVGYSSSVTPNMLVNFLVETNTISYPGCAIQLGSAVFFGSTECILLAAMAYDRFTAICSPLLYSTKMSTQVCVQLLTVAYIGGFFDASSFTISFYFLLFCGPNQVNHFFCDFAPLVELSCSDVSIPAVVPSFTAGSIIVVTAVVIAVSYVYILITILRMHSTEGRHKAFSTCTSHLTAVTLFYGTITFIYVMPKSSYSTDQNKVVSVFYMVVIPMLNPLIYSLRNNEIKGALKRKLARKIFS